In the genome of Sciurus carolinensis chromosome 3, mSciCar1.2, whole genome shotgun sequence, one region contains:
- the Wdr33 gene encoding pre-mRNA 3' end processing protein WDR33 isoform X2, translating to MATEIGSPPRFFHMPRFQHQAPRQLFYKRPDFAQQQAMQQLTFDGKRMRKAVNRKTIDYNPSVIKYLENRIWQRDQRDMRAIQPDAGYYNDLVPPIGMLNNPMNAVTTKFVRTSTNKVKCPVFVVRWTPEGRRLVTGASSGEFTLWNGLTFNFETILQAHDSPVRAMTWSHNDMWMLTADHGGYVKYWQSNMNNVKMFQAHKEAIREASFSPTDNKFATCSDDGTVRIWDFLRCHEERILRECSLISEMGFSQLVLPLEHQEKKKKGSQSLL from the exons ATGGCCACAGAAATTGGTTCTCCTCCTCGTTTTTTCCATATGCCACGGTTCCAACACCAGGCACCTCGACAACTATTTTATAAACGACCTGACTTCGCACAGCAGCAAGCAATGCAGCAGCTTACCTTTGATGGAAAACGAATGAGAAAAGCTGTAAACCGAAAAACCATAGACTATAATCCATCTGTAATTAAGTATTTAGAG aatAGAATATGGCAAAGAGACCAGAGAGATATGAGGGCAATTCAGCCTGATGCAGGTTATTATAATGAT CTGGTTCCACCTATAGGAATGTTGAATAATCCTATGAATGCAGTAACAACAAAGTTTGTTCGGACATCAACAAATAAAGTAAAGTGTCCAGTATTTGTTGTCAGG TGGACTCCAGAAGGAAGACGGTTGGTTACCGGAGCTTCTAGTGGAGAGTTCACCTTGTGGAATGGACTCACTTtcaattttgaaacaattttacaG gCTCACGATAGCCCAGTGAGGGCCATGACTTGGTCACATAATGACATGTGGATGTTGACAGCAGACCACGGAGGATATGTGAAATATTGGCAGTCGAACATGAACAACGTCAAGATGTTCCAGGCACATAAGGAGGCGATTAGAGAGGCCAG TTTCTCACCCACGGATAATAAATTTGCTACATGCTCTGATGACGGCACTGTTAGAATCTGGGACTTTCTTCGTTGCCATGAGGAAAGAATTCTCCGAG AATGTTCTCTTATATCAGAAATGGGCTTCTCACAACTTGTCTTGCCTTTGgaacaccaggaaaaaaaaaaaaaaggatcacagtctcttttataa
- the Wdr33 gene encoding pre-mRNA 3' end processing protein WDR33 isoform X3, translating into MATEIGSPPRFFHMPRFQHQAPRQLFYKRPDFAQQQAMQQLTFDGKRMRKAVNRKTIDYNPSVIKYLENRIWQRDQRDMRAIQPDAGYYNDLVPPIGMLNNPMNAVTTKFVRTSTNKVKCPVFVVRWTPEGRRLVTGASSGEFTLWNGLTFNFETILQAHDSPVRAMTWSHNDMWMLTADHGGYVKYWQSNMNNVKMFQAHKEAIREASFSPTDNKFATCSDDGTVRIWDFLRCHEERILRVKEKSFLKHSEG; encoded by the exons ATGGCCACAGAAATTGGTTCTCCTCCTCGTTTTTTCCATATGCCACGGTTCCAACACCAGGCACCTCGACAACTATTTTATAAACGACCTGACTTCGCACAGCAGCAAGCAATGCAGCAGCTTACCTTTGATGGAAAACGAATGAGAAAAGCTGTAAACCGAAAAACCATAGACTATAATCCATCTGTAATTAAGTATTTAGAG aatAGAATATGGCAAAGAGACCAGAGAGATATGAGGGCAATTCAGCCTGATGCAGGTTATTATAATGAT CTGGTTCCACCTATAGGAATGTTGAATAATCCTATGAATGCAGTAACAACAAAGTTTGTTCGGACATCAACAAATAAAGTAAAGTGTCCAGTATTTGTTGTCAGG TGGACTCCAGAAGGAAGACGGTTGGTTACCGGAGCTTCTAGTGGAGAGTTCACCTTGTGGAATGGACTCACTTtcaattttgaaacaattttacaG gCTCACGATAGCCCAGTGAGGGCCATGACTTGGTCACATAATGACATGTGGATGTTGACAGCAGACCACGGAGGATATGTGAAATATTGGCAGTCGAACATGAACAACGTCAAGATGTTCCAGGCACATAAGGAGGCGATTAGAGAGGCCAG TTTCTCACCCACGGATAATAAATTTGCTACATGCTCTGATGACGGCACTGTTAGAATCTGGGACTTTCTTCGTTGCCATGAGGAAAGAATTCTCCGAG